One window of Aerococcus tenax genomic DNA carries:
- a CDS encoding glycosyltransferase family 1 protein has product MYKVLVFGLTENSGGVESFLLNYYRKIDKSKIHFDFLCNTYNEVAYEEEIKSLGGKVIHIAMRKKNPIKFYKELNEFLKIHAADYDAVWVNVCSLANIDYLKAAKKYGIRKRIIHSHNSRNMDSKARNFLHYINRKRIKHYATDFWACSNDAAKWFYKKELLPKAVLIKNAIELERVKFSEEKREKIRKELHITDRLVIGNVGRLHFQKNQKFAFQVIKYLSNMIPNCVLLLVGQGEDENELRQEAKRLKIQDNVIFAGLQTDIGGYLSAFDLFLFPSIFEGLSLASIEAQVNGLPSLSSYGVVPNELKLTNNFKFKRLEDGPESWANEIRKMSFNLKRTDYEKIKELVTKAGFNIDTEVSRLEYLLMGIK; this is encoded by the coding sequence ATGTATAAAGTTCTTGTATTTGGGTTAACTGAGAATTCAGGTGGGGTTGAGTCCTTCTTACTTAATTATTACCGTAAAATAGATAAATCAAAAATACATTTTGATTTTTTGTGTAATACATATAATGAGGTAGCGTATGAAGAGGAAATAAAATCTCTTGGTGGTAAAGTCATTCATATAGCAATGAGAAAAAAAAATCCAATTAAATTTTACAAGGAATTAAATGAATTCTTAAAAATACATGCCGCTGATTATGATGCAGTTTGGGTGAATGTTTGCAGTCTTGCAAACATTGATTATTTAAAAGCTGCAAAAAAATATGGTATCAGAAAAAGAATAATTCATAGTCATAATTCTCGAAATATGGATAGCAAAGCAAGAAATTTTCTTCATTATATTAATAGAAAAAGAATAAAACATTATGCAACTGATTTTTGGGCATGTTCTAATGACGCTGCAAAATGGTTTTATAAAAAAGAATTACTACCAAAAGCTGTACTAATCAAAAATGCTATTGAACTAGAAAGAGTTAAATTTTCAGAAGAAAAACGTGAAAAAATTCGTAAAGAATTACACATTACAGATAGATTAGTTATTGGAAATGTAGGGAGACTACATTTCCAAAAAAATCAAAAGTTTGCATTTCAAGTAATTAAATATCTTTCTAATATGATTCCTAACTGCGTGCTACTACTTGTTGGGCAGGGTGAAGATGAAAATGAGCTCAGACAAGAGGCAAAGAGACTAAAAATTCAAGATAATGTTATTTTTGCGGGTCTTCAAACTGATATAGGCGGTTATCTTAGTGCCTTTGATTTATTTTTATTTCCTTCAATATTTGAAGGTCTGAGTTTAGCTAGCATAGAAGCTCAAGTTAATGGATTGCCTTCTCTTTCTTCATATGGTGTTGTTCCGAATGAATTAAAATTAACTAATAATTTTAAATTTAAGCGCTTAGAGGATGGACCTGAAAGTTGGGCTAATGAAATAAGAAAAATGAGTTTTAATTTAAAACGAACGGACTATGAAAAAATTAAAGAACTTGTTACTAAAGCAGGCTTTAATATAGATACAGAGGTAAGTCGCCTTGAATATTTGTTAATGGGGATTAAATAA
- a CDS encoding glycosyltransferase family 2 protein yields the protein MEVNITLNRPKFSIVIPAYNAEKFISSAIESVLNQTYEDWELILIENGSTDNTTKICKNFLTDKRIKLFHSEKGVSKARNVGINQAKGFWLIFLDADDQLLSDALESYLKIDKLYSPELIIGEYTDNAADCSLWMTKEYVGESLRNILLLCLENPTQKCNVTAVAFRTSVIRNNNIWFDYKINYAEDSVFFLNVLNYAKKVVTFCYPVYHYVYSSQSTIRSGKKKLDREYIPAIKKIKNIIDVSDPMIKNGWYIFILNQLLIIFVNDIFSRKKIFIRQMKDAKKVMEIEQFKIAIYKSNISKIQGLKKIVFKMMKLNCVFGLMIASKIRQRQNKKKENQFYV from the coding sequence TTGGAAGTAAATATAACATTAAACCGTCCTAAATTTTCTATCGTTATTCCTGCTTACAATGCTGAAAAGTTTATAAGTTCTGCAATTGAAAGTGTTTTAAATCAAACTTATGAAGATTGGGAACTTATTTTAATTGAGAATGGTTCTACTGATAATACAACTAAAATTTGCAAGAATTTTCTTACGGATAAACGTATAAAATTATTTCACAGTGAAAAAGGAGTATCAAAGGCAAGAAATGTTGGAATTAACCAGGCAAAAGGTTTTTGGCTTATTTTTTTGGATGCGGATGATCAATTATTAAGCGATGCTCTTGAAAGTTATTTAAAAATTGATAAGTTATATTCTCCAGAATTAATTATTGGGGAATATACGGATAATGCGGCTGATTGTTCTTTATGGATGACAAAAGAATATGTTGGAGAAAGTTTAAGAAACATTTTATTATTATGCTTAGAGAATCCAACTCAAAAATGTAACGTTACTGCAGTTGCTTTTAGAACTTCGGTTATACGAAATAATAATATTTGGTTTGATTATAAAATTAATTATGCTGAAGATAGTGTTTTTTTTCTTAATGTACTTAATTATGCAAAAAAAGTTGTAACCTTTTGTTATCCAGTATACCACTATGTATATTCTTCTCAATCTACTATTCGATCGGGTAAAAAGAAACTTGACAGAGAATATATACCAGCTATAAAAAAAATAAAAAACATTATTGATGTCTCTGATCCAATGATAAAAAATGGATGGTATATATTTATATTGAATCAGCTACTGATTATTTTTGTTAACGATATTTTTTCGCGAAAAAAAATATTTATAAGACAGATGAAAGATGCTAAAAAAGTAATGGAGATTGAGCAATTTAAGATAGCTATATATAAATCTAATATCTCCAAAATTCAGGGTTTAAAAAAGATTGTTTTTAAAATGATGAAATTAAATTGCGTGTTTGGTTTAATGATAGCTTCAAAAATTAGACAAAGACAAAATAAGAAAAAGGAAAATCAATTTTATGTATAA
- a CDS encoding DUF4422 domain-containing protein — MDEYTVKIVIATHKKYQMPEDSMYIPLHVGAEGKRDSNGNEIDLGYIKDNTGENISIYNDFFCELTGLYWAWKNLSADYIGIVHYRRHFSMNKKILEYKQLKPFLGKIKLFVPKKRWYVIETLKSHYAHTHHLEHLDVTRNVISKKYPDYLKNFDKIMNRRWGYMFNMMIAEYDFINAYCSWLFDVLFDVFSNIDFSNYSVFEKRFIGRVSELLFNVWLNKAIEDGLIKKSEIMELDCAVEENMFIKIPEFLKAKFLGKKYGRSF, encoded by the coding sequence ATGGATGAGTATACGGTGAAAATAGTTATAGCAACTCATAAAAAGTATCAAATGCCAGAAGACTCAATGTATATTCCATTGCATGTTGGTGCTGAAGGTAAACGAGATAGTAATGGCAACGAAATAGATCTAGGTTATATTAAAGATAACACCGGGGAAAATATATCTATATATAATGATTTCTTTTGTGAATTAACAGGTCTTTATTGGGCATGGAAGAATCTTTCGGCCGATTATATAGGTATTGTTCATTATAGAAGACATTTTTCTATGAATAAGAAAATTCTAGAGTACAAACAATTAAAACCCTTTTTGGGGAAAATAAAGCTTTTTGTTCCTAAAAAAAGATGGTATGTTATAGAAACTTTAAAGTCTCATTATGCACATACTCATCACTTAGAACATTTAGATGTTACAAGAAATGTTATTTCAAAAAAATATCCAGATTATTTAAAGAATTTTGATAAAATTATGAATCGCCGATGGGGATACATGTTTAATATGATGATAGCTGAATATGATTTCATAAATGCCTATTGTTCTTGGTTATTTGATGTATTATTTGATGTATTTTCAAACATTGACTTTAGTAACTATAGTGTATTTGAAAAACGATTTATTGGAAGAGTAAGTGAGTTACTGTTTAATGTATGGCTTAATAAAGCGATTGAAGATGGATTAATTAAGAAAAGTGAGATAATGGAATTAGATTGCGCTGTTGAAGAAAACATGTTTATTAAAATACCTGAGTTTTTAAAAGCTAAGTTTTTAGGCAAAAAATATGGGAGAAGTTTTTAG
- the glf gene encoding UDP-galactopyranose mutase — MNKFDYLVVGAGPFGAIFAHEAKAKGKSVLVVEKRPNIGGNLYTEKIEGINVHKYGAHIFHTNNKKVWAYISQFAEFNRFTNSPVANYNGELYSLPFNMYTFNKMWGVTTPKEAALKIEEQRKEITEEPKNLEEQAISLVGRDIYNKLIKGYTEKQWGRPCRELPAFIIKRLPVRLTFDNNYFNALYQGIPIGGYTKMIDNILDGIEVRLNIDYLKHREELDKLANKIVYTGPIDAFFNYKLGTLEYRSVRFENELLDIPNYQGNAAVNYTDRETPWTRIIEHKWFEFGKDETGKALSKTVISREYSSEWKPGDEPYYPVNDSKNNALYKEYKKLADKTENVIFGGRLAEYKYYDMDQVIAAVLDRCEKELV, encoded by the coding sequence ATGAACAAATTTGACTATTTAGTAGTAGGAGCTGGACCATTCGGTGCGATTTTCGCACATGAAGCGAAAGCAAAAGGTAAATCAGTTTTAGTCGTTGAAAAACGACCAAATATTGGTGGCAATTTGTATACGGAAAAAATAGAGGGAATCAATGTTCATAAGTATGGTGCTCATATTTTTCATACCAATAATAAGAAAGTATGGGCTTACATTTCTCAGTTTGCTGAATTTAATCGTTTCACTAACAGTCCTGTAGCTAATTATAACGGTGAGTTATACTCTTTACCATTTAATATGTATACTTTCAATAAAATGTGGGGCGTTACTACGCCCAAAGAGGCTGCTCTAAAAATAGAAGAGCAGCGTAAAGAAATTACTGAAGAGCCAAAAAATCTAGAAGAGCAAGCAATATCTCTTGTTGGAAGGGATATCTATAATAAGCTAATAAAAGGGTATACTGAGAAGCAATGGGGTCGACCTTGTAGAGAATTACCTGCTTTTATTATTAAAAGGTTACCAGTCAGATTAACTTTTGATAATAACTATTTTAATGCATTATATCAAGGTATACCAATTGGAGGGTATACTAAAATGATTGATAATATCTTAGATGGAATTGAAGTACGTTTAAATATAGATTATTTAAAGCATAGAGAAGAGTTAGATAAGCTTGCAAATAAAATAGTTTATACTGGCCCCATTGATGCCTTTTTTAACTATAAATTGGGGACTTTAGAATATCGTTCTGTTCGTTTTGAAAATGAGCTGCTTGATATACCTAACTATCAAGGTAACGCTGCAGTTAATTATACAGATAGAGAGACTCCATGGACTCGTATTATTGAACACAAATGGTTTGAATTTGGTAAAGACGAAACTGGAAAAGCTCTCTCTAAAACTGTTATTAGTCGCGAATATAGTAGTGAATGGAAACCGGGAGATGAGCCATATTATCCCGTTAATGATTCCAAAAATAATGCTTTGTATAAAGAATACAAAAAGCTGGCAGATAAAACAGAAAATGTAATTTTCGGTGGCCGTCTTGCTGAATATAAATATTACGATATGGATCAGGTTATTGCAGCTGTTTTGGATAGATGCGAAAAGGAATTGGTGTAA
- the rfbB gene encoding dTDP-glucose 4,6-dehydratase — protein MKLMVTGGAGFIGANFIYYILRKYKRIKIICVDKLTYAGRIENLTKAFDSERFNFAKLDITNRAKVYQLFETEKPDIVVNFAAESHVDRSIKDPEIFVNTNVLGTTTLMDACLKYGIKRFHQVSTDEVYGDLPLDRPDLLFTEEYPLHPSSPYSSSKASADLFVLAYHRTYGLPISISRCSNNYGPYQFIEKFIPLMIINTFQDKELPIYGDGLNVRDWLYVEDHCAAIDLIIRQGKEGSLYNIGGNNEKSNIEIAQLICGLLNKPKELITYVEDRKGHDRRYAIDSNQIKRDLGWTPKITFEKGIKLTVQWYITHTEWWSSLF, from the coding sequence ATGAAACTTATGGTTACTGGAGGAGCAGGTTTCATTGGTGCAAACTTTATTTATTATATACTGCGTAAATATAAAAGAATAAAAATTATTTGTGTAGATAAATTAACTTATGCAGGAAGAATTGAAAATTTAACGAAGGCCTTTGATTCTGAACGATTTAATTTTGCTAAGTTAGATATAACTAATAGGGCAAAAGTTTATCAACTATTTGAAACTGAAAAACCCGATATTGTAGTTAACTTTGCTGCTGAAAGCCATGTAGACCGATCTATAAAAGATCCAGAAATTTTTGTTAATACTAACGTCTTGGGAACAACTACCCTAATGGATGCGTGTTTAAAATATGGAATCAAGAGATTTCATCAGGTGTCAACTGATGAAGTTTATGGTGATTTACCTTTAGACCGTCCTGACCTACTTTTTACTGAAGAATATCCGTTACATCCGAGTTCGCCATATTCATCTTCGAAAGCTTCAGCAGATCTATTTGTTCTAGCCTACCATCGAACATATGGATTACCAATATCTATTAGTAGGTGTTCCAATAATTATGGACCATACCAGTTTATTGAAAAATTTATTCCTTTAATGATCATTAATACTTTTCAAGATAAAGAATTACCTATTTATGGAGATGGACTTAATGTTCGTGATTGGCTATATGTTGAAGATCATTGCGCTGCAATCGATTTGATTATTAGACAGGGAAAAGAAGGAAGCTTATATAATATAGGAGGAAATAATGAAAAGTCTAATATCGAAATTGCTCAATTAATATGTGGATTATTAAATAAGCCAAAAGAATTGATTACTTACGTTGAGGATCGTAAAGGACATGATCGTCGGTATGCTATAGATTCAAATCAAATTAAAAGGGATTTAGGTTGGACGCCAAAGATTACTTTTGAAAAAGGAATTAAATTGACAGTTCAATGGTATATAACTCATACTGAGTGGTGGAGTTCGTTGTTTTAA
- a CDS encoding exopolysaccharide biosynthesis polyprenyl glycosylphosphotransferase translates to MSVKDYILIDLLSLVFSTFLGYCVRFGEPDLLDNLLYRKILVILILMDILLILVFDVFRNIKERGYYKEFANTIKHVMRLIVFFSFYLFITQQADNVSRRMILYSFSFYLIISYLTRIFWKDFLKSFFQSNKITRSLLIISTEKGMQDILDSVVVDIGKETMISLVYMDTSSLSDNLTKYPIVANKDTVLDYAARHWVDEVIIDDNLDDQLVEKLIEQLSTMGIVVHIKLKKNYAIPEQQQIVQRLGSDSYITASINYISTKQALIKRGIDLFFGFFGSLAVVILTLFIGPLIYIADPGPIFFKQKRIGKSGKPFYIYKFRTMVTDAEDRLQELKKYNQLDTDLMFKLDGDPRIIGCEIDNDGKILKKGLGNLLRDWSIDEFPQFFNVLKGDISIVGTRPPTVKEWSKYKYHHRARLSIKPGITGLWQVSGRSNIKDFETVVELDRKYIENWSIGLDLRILLKTVVVVLNKNGSM, encoded by the coding sequence TTGTCAGTAAAAGATTATATTTTGATTGATTTACTCAGTCTAGTTTTCTCAACTTTTTTAGGATATTGTGTCCGCTTCGGAGAACCTGATTTGCTAGATAATCTCCTTTATAGAAAAATATTAGTTATTTTGATTTTGATGGATATATTATTAATCTTAGTTTTTGATGTTTTTCGTAATATTAAAGAACGAGGTTATTATAAAGAATTTGCGAATACAATTAAGCATGTTATGCGTTTGATTGTATTCTTTTCTTTTTATTTGTTTATTACACAACAAGCGGATAATGTTTCTAGAAGGATGATACTTTATAGTTTTTCATTCTACTTAATTATTTCTTATCTTACTCGGATTTTTTGGAAAGATTTTTTAAAATCTTTTTTTCAGTCTAACAAAATCACACGATCTTTATTAATTATCTCTACAGAAAAAGGAATGCAAGATATTTTAGATAGTGTTGTAGTTGATATAGGAAAGGAAACTATGATTAGTCTAGTCTATATGGATACTTCATCATTAAGCGATAATTTGACTAAGTATCCCATAGTTGCTAACAAAGATACTGTACTAGATTACGCAGCTAGACATTGGGTAGATGAGGTAATTATTGATGATAACCTTGATGATCAGCTTGTAGAAAAACTTATCGAACAATTATCGACTATGGGAATAGTTGTCCATATTAAGTTAAAGAAAAACTATGCTATTCCAGAACAGCAGCAAATTGTTCAACGCTTAGGTAGTGATAGTTATATTACTGCTTCTATAAATTATATTTCAACTAAACAAGCTCTGATTAAACGTGGAATTGATTTATTTTTTGGGTTTTTCGGCTCATTAGCGGTTGTTATTTTAACTCTTTTTATTGGACCGCTGATTTATATAGCGGATCCTGGTCCTATTTTCTTTAAACAAAAGAGAATTGGAAAAAGTGGTAAGCCATTTTACATCTATAAATTTCGTACTATGGTAACTGATGCAGAAGATCGACTTCAAGAACTAAAAAAATATAATCAATTAGATACGGATCTTATGTTTAAATTAGATGGTGATCCTAGAATCATAGGATGTGAAATTGATAATGATGGAAAAATTTTGAAAAAAGGGTTGGGCAATCTTCTTAGAGATTGGTCGATTGATGAATTTCCTCAATTTTTTAATGTCCTTAAGGGAGACATATCTATAGTGGGGACTAGACCTCCAACAGTTAAAGAATGGTCTAAATATAAGTATCATCATCGTGCACGGTTATCAATAAAACCCGGGATAACCGGATTATGGCAGGTATCAGGACGAAGTAATATTAAAGACTTTGAGACAGTAGTCGAACTTGATCGAAAATATATCGAAAATTGGAGTATTGGTTTAGATCTCAGAATTCTTTTGAAAACTGTAGTTGTTGTTTTAAATAAGAATGGGTCGATGTAA
- a CDS encoding tyrosine-protein phosphatase, whose translation MIDLHCHILMDMDDGPKRIEDSLALARQAEDQGVTHIVCTPHHMNRSWMNPRPQVIQAVENFQSRLDQEKIKITLFPGQELRLHGEILENIKKGEICFYDEFGKYLLIEFPTEGVPQYTDQVFYELGIQGIRPVIAHPERNKAIQKNPEILKDLVEKGALGQVTAASLNGKLGRQIKRLSLDLIEANLIHVVASDAHHPKRRPFDLAQAYGQLEKHFGKAVSQRFDQTARDLVNGDSIDTGGVSSVRKKKFLGLF comes from the coding sequence GTGATTGATTTACACTGCCATATCTTAATGGACATGGATGATGGTCCCAAGCGGATTGAAGATTCGCTGGCCTTGGCACGTCAAGCTGAGGACCAGGGGGTAACGCACATCGTCTGCACCCCCCATCATATGAACCGGTCCTGGATGAATCCTCGGCCTCAGGTTATCCAGGCAGTCGAAAATTTTCAAAGTCGCTTAGACCAAGAGAAAATCAAGATCACCCTCTTTCCTGGTCAAGAACTCCGTCTCCATGGAGAAATCCTGGAAAACATAAAAAAAGGTGAAATTTGCTTCTACGATGAATTTGGCAAGTATCTCCTGATTGAATTTCCCACGGAAGGGGTGCCTCAGTATACCGACCAGGTCTTCTATGAACTGGGGATCCAGGGCATCCGCCCGGTTATCGCCCATCCGGAACGCAATAAGGCTATTCAAAAAAATCCCGAGATCCTAAAAGATTTAGTGGAAAAGGGAGCCTTGGGTCAAGTCACGGCAGCTTCTTTGAATGGCAAACTAGGTCGTCAAATTAAGCGGCTATCTTTAGATCTAATTGAAGCCAATTTAATTCATGTGGTGGCTTCAGATGCCCACCATCCCAAACGCCGACCCTTTGACTTGGCTCAAGCATATGGACAGCTAGAGAAACACTTCGGTAAGGCAGTCAGCCAGCGCTTTGACCAGACTGCCCGCGACTTAGTCAATGGCGATTCCATTGATACTGGTGGGGTGAGTTCGGTGCGAAAGAAGAAGTTTTTGGGTTTGTTTTAA
- a CDS encoding CpsD/CapB family tyrosine-protein kinase encodes MFGRKKKTEIKKPADRPGLVVVDNPTSAMAEQFRTIRTNIQFSMLDKELKTFNITSPGPSSGKSFLAANIAAAFASDDKRALLLDADMRKPTVHKTFGVPNDRGLTNLLTDNRLEIHQVIKKSYVPNLFYLTCGAIPPNPSELLASKRMQGLMEQLRNVFDIIVLDCPPVLAATDAQVVSARVDGTVVVVPYGQCTKDEVKESQALLDKVNTNVLGVIMNRTERTEDYYYYYEEE; translated from the coding sequence ATGTTTGGTAGAAAGAAAAAAACAGAAATCAAAAAGCCAGCCGACCGTCCTGGTTTGGTGGTGGTTGATAATCCCACCTCAGCCATGGCTGAACAATTCCGGACCATCCGGACCAATATCCAGTTCTCTATGTTAGATAAGGAATTAAAGACCTTCAATATCACTTCACCAGGCCCCTCATCAGGGAAGTCTTTCCTAGCAGCGAATATTGCGGCAGCTTTCGCTAGTGATGATAAACGGGCCCTCTTGTTAGATGCCGATATGCGTAAACCCACCGTTCACAAAACCTTTGGCGTTCCTAATGATAGAGGACTAACCAATCTCTTGACTGATAACCGTCTAGAAATCCACCAAGTGATTAAGAAGTCCTATGTACCTAACTTGTTCTACTTAACCTGTGGGGCGATTCCGCCTAACCCGTCCGAACTCTTAGCTTCCAAACGAATGCAAGGCTTAATGGAACAATTGCGTAATGTCTTTGACATCATTGTCTTAGATTGCCCACCAGTTCTGGCGGCTACTGATGCCCAAGTGGTATCGGCCCGGGTAGATGGCACGGTAGTGGTGGTGCCTTATGGTCAATGTACCAAGGATGAAGTCAAAGAAAGCCAAGCCCTCCTAGACAAGGTCAACACCAATGTCCTAGGCGTAATCATGAACCGTACTGAAAGAACCGAAGATTACTATTACTACTACGAGGAAGAATAA
- a CDS encoding YveK family protein, which produces MEEEISLLDLWQIIKEHFYVIFISSLVGLLLAAGYAFVLATPIYQSSTEILVNQSNTKNQNNTLNQDINASLQLINTYSDVIRNEVVLSPVIDQLNLQENPDQLREKISVESKNNSQVFSIIVKDPNPEQAATIANTTADVFQKAIRKMMNIDNVSIISKAQASQAPVSPRKALALLIGLVLGMGVGLVIAFIHELTDKTVKDVDFLTKEIGWNMLGRVSELSENDLKVTHKANELQQIYHPDQDHGQRQRERV; this is translated from the coding sequence ATGGAAGAAGAAATTAGTTTATTAGATCTCTGGCAGATTATCAAAGAACACTTCTATGTCATTTTTATTAGTAGTTTGGTGGGTTTACTACTGGCAGCGGGCTACGCCTTCGTCTTAGCGACGCCTATCTACCAGTCTTCTACCGAGATCTTAGTTAACCAAAGCAATACCAAAAATCAAAATAACACTCTTAACCAGGACATTAACGCTTCCCTGCAATTAATTAATACTTATTCTGATGTTATTCGAAATGAAGTCGTTTTAAGTCCGGTCATTGACCAGCTCAATCTACAAGAGAACCCTGACCAACTCCGGGAAAAGATTTCAGTGGAAAGTAAAAATAATTCCCAGGTCTTCTCTATTATCGTAAAGGATCCTAATCCCGAACAAGCGGCTACCATCGCTAACACCACGGCAGACGTCTTCCAAAAGGCTATCCGTAAAATGATGAACATCGATAATGTCTCGATCATCTCTAAGGCTCAAGCCAGTCAGGCACCGGTTTCGCCACGTAAGGCCTTAGCTCTCTTAATTGGTCTAGTTCTAGGAATGGGCGTGGGTCTTGTGATTGCCTTTATTCATGAACTCACCGATAAGACGGTTAAGGATGTTGACTTCTTAACTAAGGAAATTGGCTGGAACATGTTGGGTCGGGTCAGTGAATTATCTGAAAATGACCTGAAAGTCACCCATAAGGCTAACGAATTACAACAAATTTACCACCCTGACCAAGACCATGGTCAGCGGCAACGTGAACGTGTTTAA
- a CDS encoding LCP family glycopolymer transferase, which produces MTDNFDNKRRSHRDRPSTREDYRAQGDRPKRRRIWLWVLGILVILLCIGGWIAFKAYSDVRETSEQMYQAADYKSKRNGQVDLSQGNQAFSVLLMGIDTGSLGRTEQGRSDTMMVMTVNPKAKQTSLLSIPRDTYTTILPNGNKDKINHAYAYGGPAGAVETVQNLLDIPIDYYVSVNMQGLEDMINVLGGVTVTPPISFNEDGHQFVQGQATTLNGEAALAYVRNRYDDPEGDYGRQARQRQVILACLKEAASLSSLPNYQEILNTIGSNVQTNMAFSDMKDLFTNYRGAANNINQAQLKGSGQMIGGVYYEMIPEENINQASQTLKQELNL; this is translated from the coding sequence ATGACAGATAATTTTGATAATAAAAGAAGATCTCATCGTGACCGGCCGTCTACTCGTGAAGACTATCGGGCCCAAGGTGACAGACCGAAAAGAAGACGGATTTGGCTCTGGGTGTTGGGCATCCTAGTAATTCTTCTTTGCATTGGTGGCTGGATAGCTTTTAAAGCTTACAGCGATGTCAGAGAGACCTCGGAACAAATGTACCAAGCGGCCGATTATAAGTCCAAACGTAATGGCCAAGTCGACTTAAGCCAGGGCAATCAGGCCTTTTCAGTACTGTTAATGGGCATTGATACGGGTTCTCTAGGACGAACAGAGCAAGGTCGGTCTGATACCATGATGGTGATGACAGTTAACCCCAAGGCGAAACAAACTAGCTTGCTTTCTATACCTCGGGATACCTACACCACTATCCTCCCTAATGGCAACAAAGACAAGATTAACCATGCCTATGCTTATGGGGGACCAGCGGGAGCGGTTGAAACCGTGCAAAATCTGCTGGATATTCCTATTGACTACTATGTCTCTGTCAATATGCAGGGTTTAGAAGATATGATCAATGTCTTAGGCGGAGTGACGGTGACACCACCGATCAGTTTTAATGAAGATGGCCACCAATTTGTCCAAGGACAAGCGACCACTCTAAATGGTGAGGCTGCCTTGGCCTATGTCCGAAACCGCTATGACGATCCAGAAGGGGACTACGGCCGTCAAGCCCGCCAGCGTCAAGTCATCCTGGCCTGTCTCAAGGAAGCAGCTTCCCTATCTTCCCTGCCTAACTACCAAGAAATTTTAAACACCATTGGTAGTAACGTTCAAACTAATATGGCCTTTTCTGATATGAAGGACCTCTTCACTAATTACCGGGGAGCGGCCAATAATATTAATCAGGCGCAATTGAAGGGCTCAGGACAAATGATTGGTGGCGTCTACTACGAAATGATTCCGGAAGAAAATATCAATCAAGCTTCCCAAACCTTAAAACAGGAACTCAATCTCTAA